In the Sandaracinus amylolyticus genome, GCGAGTCGAAGCAGCTACGACGTCGCCGTCGTGGGCGGTGGTCCCGTCGGTGCGACCACCGCGATCGCGTTCGCGCGTCGCGGCGCGAAGGTCGCGCTCCTCGAGGCGGATCCCCGCGCATCGCGGCGCTTCGCGGGCGAGTGGCTCCATCCCACGGCGGTCGAGGTGCTCGACGAGCTGCGGATCGGCCATCTCGACGGGGCGCGGGCGCGCACCGGGTACGGGTTCGTGATCTGTCCCGACGATCGCAGCGCGCCGATCGAGATGCCGTATGCCGAGGGCATCGCGCTCTCGGCGGAGCACTCCGAGATCGTCGAGGCGATTCGCGACGTCGCGCGCGGTGTGCCGGGGATCGAGTGGATCCCGATGGCGCGCGTGAGCGGGATCGAGGGCGATCTCCTGCGCTGCGACGATCGTGAGTCGCACACTGCATTCGAATTCCGCGCGGGGCGCATCGTCGGCGCGGACGGTCGTGCGTCGGTGGTCCGACAGGCGCTCGGCTATCGCGAGAACAGCACGCTGCTCTCCTACATGGCGGCCGTCGAGCTCCGGAATTGCGAGCTGCCCTTCGAGGGATTCGGGCACGTCGTGCTCGGCGGTCCGGGGCCCGCGCTCTTCTATCGCATCAGCGACGACGTGATCCGCGGTTGTCTCGACGTGCCGGTGAGCTTCGGCGCGCGTGCGCGCACGCCGGGTTTCCTGTGGGACTCGTTCCACGCGGTCCTGCCGCCGAAGATGGTCCCTGCGTTCCGCGCGGCGATCGAGCGCGGGCCGAGCGGATGGGCGGCGAATCGATTCCGCCCGCGCGCGGACTTCGGTCGCGGCGAGACGATGCTCGTCGGCGACGCGCTCGGTCACGTGCACCCGATGACCGCGATCGGCATGACGATGGGCATGCTCGATGCGCGCGCGGTGTCGCGCGCCGCGACCGTCGAGGAGTACGAGCGCGAGCGCCGCGGGTACATCCCCGAGCTGCTCTCGAACGCGCTCTATCACTGCTTCCGGCGCGAAGATCCGAGCGCGACCGAGGTGCGCCGCGCGATGTTCCGCACGCTGCGCGCGAACGACGCGGAGCGGCGCCGCACGATGATGATCCTCGCCGCGTCGGATCTTCGTCGCCGTAGCTTCGGCAGCGCGTTCCTGAAGATCGCGGCGCAGGCGATCGGCGCCACCGTCGCGGACGCGACGAAGGACGGCGACCTGCTGCGCGTGCCGGGCGCGCTCTCGCAGTACGGCGAGTGGATGCAGTGGCCCGCGGCGATCGCGGTGCCGCACCGGCTGCGTGATCGGTATCGCGGCCAGAGCACGCCGACGCACCCGATCCCCGTGCTCTCGCGCTTCGTGCGCACCGCCGATCCACTGCAGCCGCCCGAGGGCGACGAGCCGCGCGCCGGCGAGCCCGCGGACGTGCCGGTGCAGGACGCGATGGCGCGCGCGCACGGCGTGCTGCTCACCGAGCTCGAGGCGATCGCGCGCGTGCTCGGCAGCGTGCCGGACGCCGAGGTCGCGGCGCCTGCGGCGCGCATGATCCGCGTGATCACGTCGGGCACGATGCGGCCCGCGATGGCGGCGCGCATGACGATCGCGCGGCGCCGTCTCGCGGTCGAGGGCGTGCCGCGCCTCATCGAGACCGGCGCGTGGCGCACCGAGGCGCTCGCGGATCTGCTGCTCCTCCTCCTCGACGGGAGCGCGTGGGGCGAAGAGCCGATCACCGATCTCGCCGAGGGCGTGCGCGCTCTGCTCGAGTGCCAGACCCACCACGGTGGTTTCGCGACGAAGACCGCGCGCGACGTGCCGCGCGATCACGAGGGTGATCTCGACGCGACCGCGCTCGCGTGCCGCGCGATCGACGCGGTGCTGCGGCGTCGACCCGGCGCGTCGGACGCGGACCTCGAGGGCGCGCTCGCGCGTGCCGGCGCGTGGCTCCGCGCTCGACAGAACGACGATGGGAGCTGGCCCGCGATCGCGAAGCTCGGGGGCGGCGGCGCGCCGCACGTGGTGGCGCGCACCGCGCTCGCGCTCGATGCGCTGATCGCGATCGACGGCAATCCCGGCGAGCCCACGGTGCGGCGCGCGCTGAAGTGGCTCGCGACCAACGCCGAGGCGTGGTCGGGCGAGAGCGCGTCGATCGCGCTCTCGTCGGCGGTCGTCCGTGCGCTCTGCGCGGCGCGCGCGCCCTCGAGCGACGCGATGGTCCGCGCGGTGCGCGTGCTCGCCGCGCGCGAGGACCTTGGCTGGCAGGACGCAGCGCACGTCGCCGAGGCGCTCGCGAGCTACGACCTGCGCCGTGTGGAGCGCCCCGCGCTGGGACGCACCCGCGCGAAGACCGGCGCGCCGAGCGCGACCGCGGCGGTGTCCACCGAGATCGTCGATGCCGACTGGGCGTACTGCAAGCAGGCGCTCGCCGAGGTGTCGCGCACCTTCAGCAAGCCGATCGCGATGTTGCCCGGCAAGCTCGAGGTCGCGGTCACGCTCGGATATCTGCTCTGCCGCATCGCGGACACGATCGAGGATCATCCGCTCGTCGATCCGCGCGATCGCGATCGGCTCTTCGCGATGTTCCTCGACGTGCTCGAGAACGGCGTCGACGCAGAGCCCTTCGAGCGCGGGTTCGACACGATCGATCACGACGACCCCGAGCTCTCGCTGGCGCGCCGCACCCGCGTCGTGATGCGGGTGTTCGCGGCGCAGAGCGAGCGCACGAGGGACGCGTGCATCCGCTGGGTCAGCGAGATGGCGCGCGGGATGAGCCTCTATTCGCACCGTCGCAAGGGCGAGGACGGATTCGTCGCGCTGCACACGACGAGCGATCTCGAGCGTTATTGTTATTACGTCGCGGGCACCGTCGGACATCTGCTGACGGATCTCTTCGTCGCGGAGGTCGGCGCGGACTCGGCGCTCGAGCTGAAGCTGCGCGAGGACGCGGAGGCGTTCGCGTCGGGGCTGCAGCTCGTGAACATCCTCAAGGACGTCACCGACGATCGCGAGCGCGCGTGGAGCTTCATCCCGCGTACCGCGGTCGCGGCGCAGGGGATCACGATCACGAACCTCTGCGACGATGCCCTGCGGCCCAAGGCGCACGCCGCAGTCGCGCCGCTCTTCGACGTCGCGCGGCGCCAGCTCGACGGCGCGTTGCGATATGCGCTCTCGATTCCGCCGCAGCACACCGGAATCCGGCTCTTCTGCCTGCTTCCGCTGTGGATGGCGGCGCGGACGCTGGTGGTCGGGCGCGGCAACGACGCGATGTTCGTGCCTGGTCAGGCCGTGAAGATCTCGCGCGAAGAGGTGGAGTCGATCATCGCGGAGTGCGTGCGCTTCGTCGCCGACGACGACGCGCTGCGCGCTCGTTATGCGCGGCTCTACGACGACGGCGCGACGGCGCGCCGCGCGAGCGGATCGCCCTCGGCGATCGCGAACGGACGGTGAGGGACCGAATGCAGCTCCGCAGTCTCGTCGATCAGACCGTCAAGCGCGCGACCCGTCGCAGCGCGAGCGAGATCCCGAGTGGGCTCCGTCCGCCGCCGCGGCTCTCCGGCGGACTGCCGGTGATGGGGCACAGCGTCGAGTTCGTGCGCGCCACGATCGAGCTGCTCTTCCGCGCGAACCGCGAGCTCGGCGAGGTCGCCGCGTTCAGCGTGTTCAACCGCGAGATGGTCGCGATGTTCGGGCCCGAGGCACACGAGGCGGTGTTCCGTGCGCCCGACGCGGTGCTGAGCCCGACCGAGGCCTACAAGATCATGACGCCGGTCTTCGGCAAGGACGTCGTCTACGACGCGACGCCGGAGAAGATGGCGGAGCAGCTCAAGATGCTGCTGCCCGCGCTGAAGGATCGCCGGATGCGCACCTACGGCGAGGCCGTGGTGCACGAGACCGCGGCGAGCACGCGCGAGTGGGGCACGAGCGGAGTCGTCGACTTCGTCGAGTTCTGTCGCGTCCTCACGAACTTCACCTCGAGCCGCTGTCTGCTCGGCAAGGAGTTCCGCGAGGGGATGAGCGAGGAATTCGCGCGCGTCTATCACGACCTCGAAGGGGGCGTGACGCCGCTCGCGTACATCGATCCTCACCTGCCGGTGCCGGCGTTCCGCAAGCGCGACAAGGCGCGGGTGCGGATGGTCGAGATGATCTCCGGCATCGTGCGCGATCGACGCGCGCATCAGCGCACCGGGGAGGACTTCCTCCAGACGCTGATGGAGTCGAACTACTCGGATGGTCGCGGGCTCAGCGAGCACGAGATCACCGGGCTCCTGCTGGCGGGGATCTTCGCGGGGCACCACACGAGCTCGGTCACGACGGCGTGGACGCTGCTCGAGCTGCTGCAGAATCCGACTCAGCTCCAGCGCTGCGTCGCCGAGGTCGATCGAGTGTTCGGCGACGGGCGCCCGGTGAGCCACGCCGCGCTGCGCGAGCTGACCACGATCGAGAACGCGGTGAAGGAAGCGCTCCGGCTGCACCCGCCGCTCTTCATGCTCGTGCGCGTCGTGAAGCAGGACTTCACGTACAAGCAGTACTTCATTCCCAAGGGGACTTGGATCGTCGTCTCGCCGACGGTCTCGCACCGCATCCCGACGGTGTTCCGCGATCCCGACGCCTTCGATCCCGATCGGTATCTGCCGGGCCGCGAAGAGGACAAGAAGGACTTCGCGTACATCGCGTTCGGCGGCGGTCGCCACAAGTGCCTGGGGAACGCGTTCGCGATCCTGCAGATCAAGGCGATCCTCGCGCTCCTGCTCGGGCAGTTCGAGTTCGGGCTCTGCGGCGACGCGATCGCGCCGAGCTTCCAGGGACTGGTGATCGGGCCGAAGGAGCCCTGTCGAGTTCGTTATCGCCGGCGTGCCCAGCCGAGCGTGACGATGGAGATGGGCACCGAGCTCGCGGCGGCGGCGAAGGACGCGATCGTCGCCGAGGTGAGCGGCGCGAAGGAAGTGCCGCAGGCGGTGCAGCAGGCCGCGGCGGCGGCGGGCTGCCCGGCGCACGCCCATGTGAACGGGGCGAGCGCGAGCAAGGGAGCCTCGCTGCGCGTGAAGGTGGATCGTGATCTCTGCCAAGGGCACGCCGTGTGCGCGTCCGAGGCGCCCGAGGTCTTCGCCGTCAGCCCCAAGGACCACAAGGTCATGCTCAAGCTCGCGCGACCGCCGGTGGAGCTGCACGACAAGGTGCGGAAGGCCGCGCAGTACTGCCCGAATCACGTGATTCGAATCGAAGAGACGGACTGATGGGATACATCTTCGAGCCCGAGATCCTCCACGACGTGGCGCGGCGAGCGATCGGTCAGCCGATCGACGGAGTGATCACCCAGATCGCCGACGAGCTCTCGGAGCGTTATCCGGGGCACATCCTGCCGGCGAAGGATCGCGAGTGGATCTTCAACGTCGCGGGCGGCGCGATGGGGCAGATGATGGTGCTCCACTCGTCGATCACCGAGTACATCATGATCTTCGGCACGCCGATCGGGACCGAGGGATTCTCCGGGCGATTCGCGGCCGAGGATCACTTCATGATCCTCGAGGGCGAGCAGTGGAGCTATCGAGAGGGCTCGTTCGAGAAGGAAGTCTATCGGCCCGGTGATCGCAACGTGCTCCCGCGCGGCGCGGCGAAGGGCTATCGCATGCCCGACAAGTGCTTCGCGCTCGAGTACGCGCGAGGCCTGATCCCGGCGATGCTCCCCTTCGGCCTCGCCGACGCGATGTCGAGCACGCTCGATGCGACCAGCGTCGCACGGACGTTCAAGGTGTACGCGAAGGCCGTCGTCGGAAACCTCGCGCGCGGGAAGGTCTGACTCCCGGCCGGAGTGCTCGTCCCGCAGGTCCCGGACGGGAGCGCGCAAAGCGCGCGGACGGTAGGGACCGGCGGGCGAGCCGACTTTCTCGACGCCCTGACGCCGTCTCCCGTTGGTCACGCGTCCGACTGGCACGCACAGGTCGCGCAATCGCTGCTCGACGATGGTCGTGCTCGTCACGGTCGCGCGCTCGATTCCCGCGATCACGCGCGGCACGCATAGTGCGATTCGCCCCCTCGCCCGCCAGTGCGGGCGATTTGCGCGCATTTCTCACGGTGAGAACGCGCGCGGGGGGTGCACGTGCGTCTGTATTCCAAATGCAGGTCTCGATACCTGCGCTCAGTGCAATCGGTGCTCGCGGTCGTGGGGATTGCAGTGTTCCCTGCGGCATGCGCGGAGACGCCCGACGTCGCAGTGGCCGAGGAGGACGTCTACGGCGACACGACGGTGAACGTCGACTCGGTCGGGACGGGATTCGAGGCCTCGGTGGGCCGGCTCATGATGCCGGCCGGGACGTGCTCGGCGACCGCGGTCGCGCGCAACGCGATCGTCACCGCGAAACACTGCTTCTGCGGGAGCGCGCCTCCCGCAGGGACGGTGTTCTGTCTGCCGCAGGGCGGCAGCGGTGATCGCTGCGGATCGATCGGCGACGCGCCCGAGGGCTTCGTGAGCGCGATCTCGGGGGTCGCGGGCCACTCGCCCACCTCGAGCTTCGAGACGTGCAACCCGAGCGAGATCTCGTTCGTCGGGCCCGACGTCGTGGTGCTCTTCCTCTCCACGCCGATCCCGCCCAGCGTCCTCCCGACACTGCCCGAGGTGCACGTCGGCAACGATCCGCTCTCGTTCAGCATCGTCGAGGCCGCGCAGCACGGCGGTTTCCCGGCGTTCTTCCACGTCGGGTTCGGCGGTACGGCGTGGGTCTCGGGCGTGAACGGCGGAGTGCGACGCAGCGGACGGACTGGCACCGATCTCCATCTCACTTCCGAAGAGGGAACGTGGGAGTCGTGGTTCCTCAAGTCCGATGCGAACGACGACCCCGCTGCGCTGAGCACGCTCGGCCTCGGTGACTCGGGCGGTCCGCTCTTCATGCAGCCGATCGACGCGAACGGGGACCGCGTCGGGACTCCCGTCCTCATCGGCGTGAATTCCGGGCTCTCCGAGCAGCTCTGGGACGACGATCAGTACTACGCGCTCACCGGCAGTCGCCTCCAGAGCCCGGAGAGCGGTCCGGGCGTGCGCAACTCCGACCTGATCGCGCAGGCGCTCGCGCCCGACGCCGATGGTGACCAGGTGCTCGACTCGGGCGACAACTGCCCTCCTTCGGCGTGTCCTTCGAACGCCGCTGCGTGCGCGAATCCCAGTCAGATCGACTCCGACGGAGACGGCGCGGGCGACACCTGCGATCGCTGCGACGCGATGGACGACGCGCTGGGGTTCGGTCAGCCCGGGCCCGACGGTGATGGCGACCAGATCGGGTTCCTCTGCGACAACTGCCCCGAGATCGCGAACTGGGGCCAGTCCGACGACGACGGAGACGGAGTCGGCGACGCCTGCGACAGCTGTCCGGAGACCGCCAACCCGTATGCCGTCTGCACGTCGAACGCGCAGTGCACGGGCAGCGGGAACACCTGCCGGCGCGCGACCGGCGCGCCGAGCGGCCGCTGCTCGCGGCAGGCCGACGACACCGACTCCGACGGGCTCGGAGACGCGTGTGACTCGTGTCGTTTCAATCCCGCCGACGGACAGCACGGGATCGCCGCCGACTCGAACTCCGACGCACAGGACGTGCTCGGCGTCACCGCGCTCGGCGACGTGTGTGACCCGGTCCCGCAGTACGTGATGCGGCCCAATCAGATCGCGTTCGAGCAGCAGAGCGCGCAGTGCATCGTCGGCAGTCAGATGGGTCCCTGTCGCGACTACGTGCGGTTCTTCGCGTCGGCGGGAATCGGCAGCACGACCGGGGCGACGACTGCGTCGTTCACGGCGCCGGTCGG is a window encoding:
- a CDS encoding ERG2 family protein produces the protein MGYIFEPEILHDVARRAIGQPIDGVITQIADELSERYPGHILPAKDREWIFNVAGGAMGQMMVLHSSITEYIMIFGTPIGTEGFSGRFAAEDHFMILEGEQWSYREGSFEKEVYRPGDRNVLPRGAAKGYRMPDKCFALEYARGLIPAMLPFGLADAMSSTLDATSVARTFKVYAKAVVGNLARGKV
- a CDS encoding cytochrome P450, whose amino-acid sequence is MQLRSLVDQTVKRATRRSASEIPSGLRPPPRLSGGLPVMGHSVEFVRATIELLFRANRELGEVAAFSVFNREMVAMFGPEAHEAVFRAPDAVLSPTEAYKIMTPVFGKDVVYDATPEKMAEQLKMLLPALKDRRMRTYGEAVVHETAASTREWGTSGVVDFVEFCRVLTNFTSSRCLLGKEFREGMSEEFARVYHDLEGGVTPLAYIDPHLPVPAFRKRDKARVRMVEMISGIVRDRRAHQRTGEDFLQTLMESNYSDGRGLSEHEITGLLLAGIFAGHHTSSVTTAWTLLELLQNPTQLQRCVAEVDRVFGDGRPVSHAALRELTTIENAVKEALRLHPPLFMLVRVVKQDFTYKQYFIPKGTWIVVSPTVSHRIPTVFRDPDAFDPDRYLPGREEDKKDFAYIAFGGGRHKCLGNAFAILQIKAILALLLGQFEFGLCGDAIAPSFQGLVIGPKEPCRVRYRRRAQPSVTMEMGTELAAAAKDAIVAEVSGAKEVPQAVQQAAAAAGCPAHAHVNGASASKGASLRVKVDRDLCQGHAVCASEAPEVFAVSPKDHKVMLKLARPPVELHDKVRKAAQYCPNHVIRIEETD
- a CDS encoding thrombospondin type 3 repeat-containing protein encodes the protein MQSVLAVVGIAVFPAACAETPDVAVAEEDVYGDTTVNVDSVGTGFEASVGRLMMPAGTCSATAVARNAIVTAKHCFCGSAPPAGTVFCLPQGGSGDRCGSIGDAPEGFVSAISGVAGHSPTSSFETCNPSEISFVGPDVVVLFLSTPIPPSVLPTLPEVHVGNDPLSFSIVEAAQHGGFPAFFHVGFGGTAWVSGVNGGVRRSGRTGTDLHLTSEEGTWESWFLKSDANDDPAALSTLGLGDSGGPLFMQPIDANGDRVGTPVLIGVNSGLSEQLWDDDQYYALTGSRLQSPESGPGVRNSDLIAQALAPDADGDQVLDSGDNCPPSACPSNAAACANPSQIDSDGDGAGDTCDRCDAMDDALGFGQPGPDGDGDQIGFLCDNCPEIANWGQSDDDGDGVGDACDSCPETANPYAVCTSNAQCTGSGNTCRRATGAPSGRCSRQADDTDSDGLGDACDSCRFNPADGQHGIAADSNSDAQDVLGVTALGDVCDPVPQYVMRPNQIAFEQQSAQCIVGSQMGPCRDYVRFFASAGIGSTTGATTASFTAPVGFRFCDCYDEDDDLLDRETCLLSQCAVALDEYASAGSSYLRVSTTTGGISNPSYPNTLAAPSLASRTFTSALSQSDVYAHPDDGLPGHVEDEEWRVGNTETIVWAFRRDIQDSVILGHPASVPVADRRAGGIFWSIALPTASDASRRDGAADQQLRSTYSYLLAPVIGPPPQPDIDWTDAMAEPCFGDCMLELRPGLHRVNPADFVVFGQREEVMFAHAQRGVVAVFGGSRTTPYRAEALLSETMSHALAAGSHQWLSPVEADGVTRVLRDTTTGAFLPTEWRDGSEVHLFEPGAEGGFVDRVIRNEGARAPSARVGFVSLLSLTERSLLMVGGEGSGGAPTHEIWRLDLDRGVWSEEITDGTGLGHVLDATYSPGLQTLVAIDRDPSVDQQVIAAGTTGTRASASEIDRVRIVVVDLGTGTSRVVATFADAGRYARVAVSAEARPGSYVLLGERAGEGTVEAFRFEIRGSDLAWIGQGSFVGRLVDGADPSDQGVVAPIRVGERMDVLTVRSSDLRTATTGPREL
- a CDS encoding FAD-dependent oxidoreductase, coding for MRASRSSYDVAVVGGGPVGATTAIAFARRGAKVALLEADPRASRRFAGEWLHPTAVEVLDELRIGHLDGARARTGYGFVICPDDRSAPIEMPYAEGIALSAEHSEIVEAIRDVARGVPGIEWIPMARVSGIEGDLLRCDDRESHTAFEFRAGRIVGADGRASVVRQALGYRENSTLLSYMAAVELRNCELPFEGFGHVVLGGPGPALFYRISDDVIRGCLDVPVSFGARARTPGFLWDSFHAVLPPKMVPAFRAAIERGPSGWAANRFRPRADFGRGETMLVGDALGHVHPMTAIGMTMGMLDARAVSRAATVEEYERERRGYIPELLSNALYHCFRREDPSATEVRRAMFRTLRANDAERRRTMMILAASDLRRRSFGSAFLKIAAQAIGATVADATKDGDLLRVPGALSQYGEWMQWPAAIAVPHRLRDRYRGQSTPTHPIPVLSRFVRTADPLQPPEGDEPRAGEPADVPVQDAMARAHGVLLTELEAIARVLGSVPDAEVAAPAARMIRVITSGTMRPAMAARMTIARRRLAVEGVPRLIETGAWRTEALADLLLLLLDGSAWGEEPITDLAEGVRALLECQTHHGGFATKTARDVPRDHEGDLDATALACRAIDAVLRRRPGASDADLEGALARAGAWLRARQNDDGSWPAIAKLGGGGAPHVVARTALALDALIAIDGNPGEPTVRRALKWLATNAEAWSGESASIALSSAVVRALCAARAPSSDAMVRAVRVLAAREDLGWQDAAHVAEALASYDLRRVERPALGRTRAKTGAPSATAAVSTEIVDADWAYCKQALAEVSRTFSKPIAMLPGKLEVAVTLGYLLCRIADTIEDHPLVDPRDRDRLFAMFLDVLENGVDAEPFERGFDTIDHDDPELSLARRTRVVMRVFAAQSERTRDACIRWVSEMARGMSLYSHRRKGEDGFVALHTTSDLERYCYYVAGTVGHLLTDLFVAEVGADSALELKLREDAEAFASGLQLVNILKDVTDDRERAWSFIPRTAVAAQGITITNLCDDALRPKAHAAVAPLFDVARRQLDGALRYALSIPPQHTGIRLFCLLPLWMAARTLVVGRGNDAMFVPGQAVKISREEVESIIAECVRFVADDDALRARYARLYDDGATARRASGSPSAIANGR